The Methanoplanus sp. FWC-SCC4 genome has a window encoding:
- a CDS encoding sugar phosphate isomerase/epimerase family protein: MYGVSTHCLFDKPLETALYILSDITDTVEIMNDGLHFIDSPEIPECFSFDYYFHAPSRGVNIASHLEPIRKASVEVVRNCMSTASEIDAGGVVVHPGYFGWISDKDVGIFQLQKSLIELKKISDEYSVPFFIENMPKWDYFFLQTTEDLPLITDFMFALDTGHAFMNNCLDEFLKTEISHFHLHDNDGKSDSHMAVGDGMIDFAPVIKALSKNKGFPIIEVATLDGVKRSISALNKL; the protein is encoded by the coding sequence ATGTATGGGGTTTCTACTCACTGCCTTTTTGATAAACCTCTTGAAACCGCGTTATATATTCTTTCAGATATTACCGACACTGTGGAAATTATGAATGACGGACTTCATTTTATTGATTCTCCTGAGATTCCTGAATGTTTTTCATTTGATTATTATTTCCATGCACCTTCAAGGGGAGTAAATATTGCTTCTCATCTTGAACCTATCAGGAAAGCGAGTGTTGAAGTTGTAAGGAACTGTATGTCAACTGCATCAGAAATTGATGCAGGCGGTGTTGTGGTCCATCCGGGATATTTTGGGTGGATTTCTGATAAGGATGTCGGGATATTTCAGCTTCAGAAGTCACTCATTGAACTGAAAAAAATCTCAGATGAGTATTCAGTCCCTTTTTTTATTGAAAATATGCCAAAATGGGATTATTTTTTCCTTCAGACAACTGAGGATCTCCCGCTGATTACTGATTTTATGTTTGCTCTTGATACGGGGCATGCGTTTATGAATAACTGTCTTGATGAATTTTTAAAAACTGAGATTTCCCATTTTCATCTTCATGACAATGACGGTAAATCAGATTCGCATATGGCGGTGGGTGATGGAATGATAGATTTCGCGCCGGTTATTAAGGCATTGTCAAAAAACAAAGGGTTCCCAATCATTGAAGTTGCAACTCTGGATGGTGTTAAAAGAAGTATTTCAGCCCTAAATAAACTTTAA
- a CDS encoding ATP-binding protein, producing the protein MKKIAVISGKGGTGKTTFTAGFAKYLDEKKLCFVDCDVDAANAGILFNHVTEETKDFFGGNIAEIDQNVCVKCGSCMENCRFSAIYYDSENEQFQINPVKCEGCGVCTIVCPFDAVSLGLRKTGEIYISKTKAFPLIHASLEPGCGASGLLVKRLKKTAEEKYPGSEVMLIDGPPGIGCPFIATVSGTDYAVVVVEPGLSALHDLKRAIRVALGFGTKILVVINRFDLNPDICRQIESFCENEGINVAGRVPYDDTVFKAVREQRPVTDYDCPASKSLIESYERITDIISNNL; encoded by the coding sequence ATGAAAAAAATTGCAGTTATAAGCGGTAAGGGGGGAACCGGTAAAACCACATTTACAGCAGGATTTGCAAAATATCTGGACGAAAAAAAGTTATGTTTTGTGGATTGTGACGTGGATGCCGCAAATGCAGGTATTTTGTTTAACCATGTAACTGAAGAAACCAAAGATTTTTTTGGGGGAAATATTGCAGAAATTGATCAGAATGTCTGTGTCAAATGCGGTTCATGCATGGAGAACTGCCGCTTTTCAGCAATATATTACGATAGTGAAAATGAACAATTTCAGATAAATCCTGTAAAATGCGAGGGTTGCGGGGTCTGCACCATTGTTTGTCCTTTTGATGCTGTTTCTCTTGGTTTAAGAAAAACCGGTGAGATATATATTTCTAAAACCAAAGCATTTCCACTGATTCATGCAAGCCTTGAACCAGGCTGTGGTGCAAGCGGCCTTCTTGTTAAAAGGCTTAAAAAAACAGCTGAGGAAAAATATCCGGGTTCTGAAGTTATGTTAATCGACGGTCCTCCGGGTATCGGATGTCCTTTTATTGCAACAGTCAGCGGTACGGATTATGCTGTTGTTGTTGTTGAACCGGGCCTTTCCGCACTTCATGATTTGAAGCGTGCCATCAGGGTTGCTTTAGGCTTTGGTACAAAAATTCTTGTGGTTATAAACCGTTTTGATTTAAATCCGGATATTTGCAGGCAGATTGAAAGCTTTTGCGAAAATGAAGGTATTAATGTCGCCGGCAGAGTTCCTTATGATGATACTGTTTTTAAGGCAGTACGGGAACAAAGACCTGTAACAGATTATGATTGTCCTGCCTCTAAATCACTGATTGAAAGTTATGAGAGAATAACGGATATAATTTCAAATAATCTGTAA
- a CDS encoding ATP-binding protein has protein sequence MKIAVASGKGGTGKTTVSSNLALCLSKKFRTALVDCDVEEPNIHIFFNGPAESKKVFQKKPFANPELCSFCKECMNFCKFGAINIIKENIYFSYDLCHSCGGCKIICPENAIFEEDIEIGEVSVYSPDNNLTVIEGRLLPGKPSGNDVIDTAKQLSENFDIVIYDSPPGSACPFIETVHDSDFCVLVTESTPFGLHDLKAAFEVCKKLNVPVGVIINRSLEDDSLIENFCKEECLDILMKIPNSLEIARIQNNGELFVRVMPKWETDFLNLFESIKSRGFD, from the coding sequence ATGAAGATTGCAGTTGCAAGCGGAAAGGGAGGTACAGGAAAAACAACAGTTTCTTCAAATCTTGCACTGTGCCTTTCAAAAAAATTCAGGACGGCTCTTGTAGACTGTGATGTTGAAGAGCCGAACATTCATATTTTTTTTAATGGTCCGGCTGAATCAAAAAAAGTTTTCCAGAAAAAACCTTTTGCAAATCCGGAACTTTGCAGTTTCTGTAAAGAGTGTATGAATTTCTGTAAATTCGGTGCAATCAACATAATCAAAGAAAATATCTATTTCTCCTATGATCTCTGCCATTCATGCGGGGGTTGTAAAATAATCTGTCCGGAAAATGCAATTTTTGAGGAAGATATTGAAATTGGAGAAGTTTCTGTTTACTCTCCGGATAACAATCTGACAGTAATTGAAGGACGGCTTCTCCCGGGTAAACCTTCCGGGAATGATGTTATAGATACTGCAAAGCAATTGTCAGAGAATTTTGACATTGTAATATATGATTCCCCGCCCGGTTCCGCATGCCCTTTTATTGAAACAGTTCATGATTCTGATTTTTGTGTTCTGGTCACTGAGTCCACTCCTTTTGGACTTCATGATTTAAAGGCAGCGTTTGAGGTCTGCAAAAAATTAAATGTACCTGTCGGGGTTATCATCAACAGGAGTCTTGAAGATGATTCTTTGATTGAGAATTTCTGTAAAGAGGAATGTCTGGACATTTTAATGAAAATACCAAACAGTCTTGAAATTGCAAGGATTCAAAATAACGGAGAACTTTTTGTCAGGGTTATGCCCAAATGGGAGACGGATTTTTTGAATCTTTTTGAATCAATAAAGAGCAGGGGTTTTGACTGA
- a CDS encoding NifB/NifX family molybdenum-iron cluster-binding protein, whose amino-acid sequence MKICITCKGKTPKSPVEKNFGRTPFLALYDEEKKAFEFVENTHKDDAGGVGPKTAQLIADTGALVVITGMIGDNARKAIDIAEIETYKQSAEASVEETIEAFQKGDLKKF is encoded by the coding sequence ATGAAGATCTGTATTACCTGCAAAGGCAAAACACCAAAAAGTCCTGTTGAAAAAAACTTTGGCAGAACTCCTTTTCTTGCATTATATGATGAGGAAAAAAAAGCGTTTGAATTCGTTGAAAATACTCACAAAGATGATGCAGGGGGAGTCGGCCCGAAAACAGCCCAGTTAATTGCCGATACAGGGGCATTGGTTGTTATTACCGGAATGATTGGTGACAATGCCCGTAAAGCTATTGATATTGCTGAAATTGAAACATATAAACAGAGTGCTGAAGCCTCAGTTGAAGAAACAATAGAAGCGTTTCAAAAAGGCGATCTTAAAAAATTCTGA
- a CDS encoding radical SAM protein, which yields MTVTIFGSLKMDYKYLFGPVPSRRLGISLGIDLVTPKICSYNCIYCECGKTTCLTVNRKEFVPAEIVIKELDDFLSKNPKIDYITFAGSGEPTLNSGIGKIAVFLKEKYPQYKTALLTNGSLLGDNDVLNDCKDIDLVVPSLDAALEKSFFKIDRPHHSLKIDAIIDGIAKFRTNFSGKMWLEIFLVPGINDKEEEIEALNRAILKINPDKVQVNILDRPGTVDWIRRPDDDELKNFASKILHSNVEITGKPADRDTIASFSGDIKQKILETIKRRPCTPDDLSKILGLHQNEINKYLGYLVENNEIVESAEERGIFYKVKQKN from the coding sequence ATGACTGTAACAATATTTGGAAGCTTAAAAATGGATTATAAATATCTTTTCGGACCTGTTCCGTCCAGACGTCTTGGTATATCTCTTGGTATTGATTTAGTAACGCCGAAGATATGCTCATATAATTGTATATATTGCGAATGCGGAAAAACAACCTGTCTTACTGTCAACAGAAAGGAATTCGTTCCCGCAGAGATTGTTATTAAGGAACTGGATGATTTTTTAAGCAAAAATCCAAAAATAGATTATATCACCTTTGCAGGTTCGGGAGAACCAACATTAAACAGCGGTATCGGAAAAATTGCCGTTTTTCTAAAAGAAAAATATCCACAATATAAAACGGCCCTTTTAACCAATGGAAGTCTTTTGGGAGACAATGACGTTTTAAATGACTGTAAGGATATTGATCTTGTAGTTCCATCACTTGATGCAGCTTTGGAAAAATCATTTTTTAAAATCGACAGGCCTCACCACTCCCTGAAAATAGACGCCATAATAGATGGCATTGCAAAATTCAGGACTAATTTTTCAGGAAAAATGTGGCTTGAAATATTTCTTGTACCGGGCATCAATGATAAAGAAGAAGAAATTGAAGCATTAAACAGGGCAATTCTAAAAATAAATCCGGATAAAGTTCAGGTAAACATACTTGACAGGCCTGGAACTGTTGACTGGATCAGGCGCCCGGATGACGATGAACTAAAAAATTTTGCCTCAAAAATATTACATTCAAATGTGGAAATAACAGGTAAACCCGCAGACCGTGATACAATTGCCTCATTTTCCGGAGATATAAAACAAAAGATTCTTGAAACCATAAAAAGACGGCCCTGCACCCCTGATGATTTAAGTAAAATTCTCGGGCTTCATCAAAATGAAATCAATAAATATCTTGGATATCTGGTTGAAAATAATGAAATTGTCGAATCTGCTGAAGAAAGGGGAATATTCTACAAAGTAAAACAAAAAAATTAA
- a CDS encoding PAS domain S-box protein has product MDKKIYSGISCNESDIEADNIPDSVVIIDDALNVVFWNKASESLFGQSFHQTKGKNILILLKDENLKNIIREYSNYVENIPDDSTGFFRKERLNINNQEICIDFSISSFNINETGYAVFIARDVSKQIESDFEKEYFTNIVLSSNDAIIGISLEGDVISWNPGAQRIYGYTSDEISGKNIDILIPEEKKYEIKAEIEKIRSGKTIRSMETERITKSGKKINVVFTMSPVKDKSGEIKSASIIASDITFEKEVFKIMIRYISEAAMRLKNPAEMVRLNLFNLIEQIKNDSIEKENLILNLNIQMKNTQQIVHNLRELNQAIIGSYDEVPDEYVKYFNS; this is encoded by the coding sequence ATGGATAAAAAAATTTATTCCGGAATTAGTTGTAATGAATCAGATATTGAGGCAGACAATATCCCGGATTCTGTTGTCATAATTGATGATGCCCTGAATGTTGTATTCTGGAATAAAGCTTCAGAATCACTATTCGGGCAAAGTTTTCATCAGACCAAAGGTAAAAATATTCTGATACTTCTAAAAGATGAAAATCTAAAAAACATAATCAGGGAATATTCAAATTATGTGGAAAATATTCCTGATGATTCTACCGGTTTTTTTAGAAAAGAGAGGCTAAACATTAACAATCAGGAGATCTGTATCGATTTCTCCATTTCATCATTTAATATCAATGAAACCGGCTATGCAGTCTTCATTGCAAGAGATGTTTCAAAACAAATCGAATCTGATTTTGAAAAAGAATATTTTACAAATATTGTCCTCTCATCAAATGATGCAATTATCGGGATATCCCTGGAAGGAGATGTTATAAGCTGGAATCCGGGTGCTCAAAGAATATACGGATACACCTCTGATGAAATATCAGGAAAAAATATAGACATACTCATTCCTGAAGAAAAAAAATATGAAATAAAAGCCGAGATTGAAAAAATTAGAAGCGGTAAGACAATAAGAAGTATGGAAACCGAAAGGATAACAAAATCAGGCAAAAAGATAAATGTTGTTTTTACTATGTCGCCTGTGAAAGACAAGTCCGGCGAAATAAAAAGTGCATCCATCATTGCAAGTGATATAACCTTTGAAAAAGAGGTTTTTAAAATAATGATTCGATACATCTCTGAAGCTGCAATGAGGCTCAAAAACCCTGCCGAAATGGTTCGTCTTAACTTATTCAATTTAATAGAACAAATTAAAAATGACTCGATAGAAAAAGAAAATCTGATTCTAAATCTGAACATACAGATGAAAAATACTCAACAGATTGTCCACAACCTCAGAGAATTAAATCAGGCAATCATTGGAAGCTACGATGAAGTACCTGATGAATATGTAAAATATTTCAATAGTTAA
- a CDS encoding pyridoxamine 5'-phosphate oxidase family protein, translating to MVKLTDEMKEVFLKNMEILHAVPMATASSKGIPNVAPMASVWLKDDDETFWICDNFMVKTLQNLKENPNVALYFWNPETKRCLQVKGNVEIKTEGSEYEEMYKQVKETKPQFPAKSLIVLNSTEVFECTPGSVAGNKVL from the coding sequence ATGGTAAAATTAACTGATGAAATGAAAGAAGTATTCTTAAAGAATATGGAAATACTGCATGCAGTCCCGATGGCTACTGCATCATCAAAAGGCATCCCCAATGTGGCACCAATGGCATCCGTCTGGCTAAAGGATGACGATGAAACATTCTGGATCTGTGACAATTTCATGGTAAAAACCCTTCAGAATCTGAAAGAAAATCCTAATGTTGCTCTTTATTTCTGGAACCCTGAAACAAAACGCTGCCTTCAGGTAAAAGGAAATGTGGAAATAAAAACCGAAGGCTCCGAGTATGAAGAGATGTACAAACAGGTTAAAGAAACAAAACCTCAGTTTCCTGCCAAATCACTTATTGTTTTAAACAGCACTGAAGTTTTTGAATGCACACCCGGGAGTGTTGCAGGAAATAAAGTTCTTTAA
- a CDS encoding argininosuccinate synthase — MGKGKVVLAFSGGLDTSICVPLLKEHYGYDEVITVAVDVGQPPEDIQKATEKGELIGDKHYTIDIKDRFVEEQLFPSIKANGSYEGYPMGTALARPLIAEEISKIAKAEGANTVAHGCTGKGNDQLRFDFIFRKEGLEIIAPMREMNLTREWEMDYAEQHNIPVPVVKDKPYSIDENCWSRSIEGGVLENPSTHPTNDIYAWTVSAQDAPDTPEEITLEFEKGIPVAINGNRMKGIDLIMELNKIAGRNGVGRNDMIEDRILGLKAREIYEHPAATVLLKAHADLERLVLSRQELAFKNIVDDKWSELGYMGLIHEPLFAALSAFVDKTQERVSGNVDLILYKGSVTVAGRDSPNSLYSDDLVSFESTTIDQNDAVGFSAYYGFQARLLK; from the coding sequence ATGGGTAAAGGAAAAGTCGTTTTGGCATTTTCAGGCGGTCTTGACACTTCAATTTGTGTTCCGCTTTTAAAAGAGCATTATGGATACGATGAAGTCATTACAGTCGCAGTAGATGTGGGGCAGCCTCCTGAAGATATTCAGAAAGCTACGGAAAAAGGAGAACTGATTGGAGACAAGCACTATACAATCGATATTAAAGATCGCTTTGTTGAAGAACAGCTTTTCCCGTCAATAAAGGCAAATGGTTCATACGAGGGATACCCGATGGGAACCGCTCTTGCAAGACCTTTAATTGCAGAAGAGATCTCAAAAATAGCAAAAGCAGAGGGTGCAAATACCGTTGCCCACGGATGTACCGGTAAAGGAAATGATCAGCTTCGCTTTGACTTTATCTTCAGAAAAGAAGGTCTGGAGATTATTGCACCAATGCGTGAGATGAATCTTACACGCGAATGGGAGATGGATTATGCTGAACAGCACAATATTCCTGTTCCTGTTGTAAAAGACAAACCATATTCAATTGATGAAAACTGCTGGAGCAGAAGCATTGAAGGCGGTGTTTTGGAAAATCCATCTACACATCCGACAAATGATATCTATGCATGGACTGTTTCCGCACAGGATGCACCTGACACTCCTGAAGAAATTACCCTTGAATTTGAGAAGGGTATCCCTGTGGCAATTAACGGGAACAGGATGAAAGGCATTGATTTAATAATGGAACTGAATAAAATTGCCGGCAGAAACGGAGTGGGCAGAAATGATATGATTGAGGACCGTATTCTTGGTCTTAAAGCCCGTGAAATTTACGAGCACCCTGCAGCCACAGTTCTTTTAAAAGCACATGCTGATCTTGAGCGCCTTGTTTTAAGCCGTCAGGAACTTGCATTCAAGAATATTGTCGATGACAAATGGTCTGAACTGGGTTACATGGGACTTATTCATGAACCTCTCTTTGCAGCACTCTCTGCATTTGTTGACAAAACACAGGAGAGAGTTTCCGGAAATGTAGATCTGATATTATACAAGGGAAGCGTCACTGTTGCAGGCAGAGATTCACCAAACAGTCTTTACTCTGACGATCTCGTATCCTTTGAAAGCACAACAATTGATCAGAATGATGCAGTTGGATTCTCCGCATATTACGGATTCCAGGCAAGACTTTTAAAATAA
- a CDS encoding M42 family metallopeptidase yields MVKELLKELSDAHGLSSYEGNIRDIIRKELEGHVDDIYEDKMGNLIAVKKGDDFKFMIASHMDEIGFMVQYIDEKGFIKFVPIGGWFNPTVYTQRVIVHGKKGDVIGVIGAKPPHVMTPEDRKKEIKIEDMFIDVGATSEEQLKEMGIEIGTPITIDRELMELANDRVTGKALDNRVGVAVLIETLKQAKSPHTIYGVFTVQEELGLKGAKVSAFAIEPDCAIATDVTIPGDHPGITKKEATVEMGKGPVLVLVSAAGRGLMADWKLSDWLRDVGDKNEIPYQLEVGEGGNTDATIIHLVRDGIPSIPFSIASRYIHSPVEVVDLKDVENGIKLLVEALKTKPDFSKN; encoded by the coding sequence ATGGTAAAAGAATTACTTAAAGAACTCTCTGATGCTCATGGTCTTTCGAGCTATGAGGGAAATATCAGAGATATTATAAGAAAAGAACTTGAAGGCCACGTTGATGACATCTACGAAGACAAGATGGGAAACCTGATTGCTGTCAAAAAAGGTGACGATTTTAAGTTCATGATTGCATCCCATATGGATGAAATCGGATTTATGGTCCAGTATATTGATGAGAAGGGCTTTATCAAATTCGTCCCAATCGGAGGATGGTTTAACCCGACAGTATATACCCAGAGAGTCATTGTACACGGTAAAAAAGGCGATGTTATCGGAGTAATCGGTGCAAAACCTCCTCATGTTATGACCCCTGAAGATCGTAAAAAGGAGATCAAAATCGAAGATATGTTCATTGATGTCGGAGCAACATCAGAGGAACAGTTAAAAGAGATGGGAATTGAAATCGGCACTCCGATTACGATTGATCGTGAATTAATGGAACTTGCAAATGATCGTGTTACCGGAAAAGCACTTGATAACCGTGTTGGTGTTGCAGTATTAATTGAAACACTTAAGCAGGCAAAATCCCCTCACACAATCTACGGTGTGTTTACAGTACAGGAAGAACTGGGCCTTAAAGGTGCAAAGGTCAGCGCTTTTGCAATTGAACCTGACTGTGCAATCGCAACCGATGTGACAATCCCAGGCGATCATCCGGGAATTACTAAGAAGGAAGCGACAGTTGAGATGGGTAAAGGTCCTGTACTTGTTCTGGTCAGTGCTGCCGGAAGAGGCCTGATGGCAGACTGGAAACTTTCAGACTGGCTTAGAGATGTCGGAGACAAAAACGAAATTCCATACCAGCTTGAGGTAGGAGAAGGCGGAAACACGGATGCAACAATCATTCACCTTGTAAGAGACGGAATTCCAAGCATTCCTTTCTCAATTGCATCAAGGTATATTCACTCCCCTGTCGAAGTGGTTGACTTAAAAGATGTTGAAAACGGAATTAAGCTCCTTGTGGAAGCATTAAAAACAAAGCCTGATTTCAGCAAAAACTAA
- a CDS encoding pyridoxal phosphate-dependent aminotransferase → MDRNVYSERVLGIEMSGIRKFFQKAKPDSINLGIGQPDFPTPLHIKQAGIRAIEDNLTGYTFNSGVPELRQALSNKFKNENGLNYTPDQIIVTAGAGEALHIAMQTLVDNGDRVLYQDPGFVSYRECAVLAGGKPEGIKLDETLHIDVEACKEQMDGAKVLVLNSPGNPTGAVESEETIKAISEYAEDMGVSIISDEVYEHFVYDKSHYSAANYSDDVLTINAASKTFSMTGWRIGFIGGPEDCIEQCLKVHQYCQTCATSISQYAAIAAYTGSMDCVMEMRNEYAKRRELLYNGLKNLGFEFPKPEGAFYMFVPMSGEIFAKIIDAGVVAIPGDAFGNNAKDYVRFSYAASEDNINEALKRIESAI, encoded by the coding sequence ATGGACAGAAATGTCTATTCCGAAAGGGTGCTTGGAATTGAAATGTCCGGCATCAGAAAATTTTTTCAGAAAGCAAAGCCGGATTCGATAAATTTAGGTATCGGACAGCCGGATTTCCCTACACCACTACATATAAAGCAGGCAGGAATCAGAGCCATTGAAGATAACCTTACAGGCTACACCTTCAACAGTGGAGTTCCTGAACTAAGGCAGGCTTTAAGTAACAAGTTTAAAAATGAAAATGGTCTAAATTACACACCTGATCAGATTATTGTTACAGCGGGTGCAGGCGAGGCTTTGCATATTGCGATGCAGACTCTTGTAGACAACGGCGATCGTGTATTATATCAGGATCCGGGGTTTGTTTCATACAGGGAATGTGCGGTTCTTGCCGGCGGAAAGCCTGAGGGAATTAAACTTGATGAAACACTTCATATTGATGTTGAAGCTTGTAAAGAGCAGATGGACGGAGCAAAAGTCCTTGTTTTAAACTCTCCCGGAAATCCTACAGGTGCCGTTGAGAGTGAGGAAACCATAAAAGCAATTTCAGAATATGCTGAAGATATGGGAGTTTCAATAATTTCTGATGAAGTGTATGAACATTTTGTATATGACAAAAGTCACTATTCTGCGGCTAATTATTCAGATGATGTATTGACAATAAATGCTGCAAGCAAAACATTTTCAATGACAGGATGGAGAATAGGATTTATCGGAGGGCCTGAAGACTGTATTGAACAGTGTCTTAAAGTTCACCAGTATTGTCAGACCTGTGCAACATCAATATCACAATATGCAGCTATTGCAGCTTACACCGGCAGTATGGACTGTGTCATGGAAATGCGAAACGAATATGCAAAAAGAAGGGAATTACTGTATAACGGACTTAAAAATCTTGGATTTGAGTTTCCAAAACCAGAAGGTGCCTTTTACATGTTTGTTCCGATGTCTGGTGAAATCTTTGCAAAAATAATTGATGCAGGAGTTGTTGCAATTCCCGGAGATGCATTTGGAAACAATGCAAAAGATTATGTCAGATTCAGTTACGCAGCTTCTGAAGACAACATAAATGAAGCTTTAAAGAGAATTGAAAGCGCAATTTAG
- the hxlB gene encoding 6-phospho-3-hexuloisomerase, with product MSECKTVQDMIRLMASKIEDMADSLSDEQVQKFIDEILNAERIYVMGAGRSGLVAKAFAMRLMHLGLRSYVIGETITPAMKEGDIVVAFSGSGETKTIAELCETAKSIGGRICLVSSKTDSRIGRIANCVVVIESHRDKVKDESEEYEIRQMMGEHKSFAPLGTLFETASMVFSDSIISAIMEITECEECDLKGRHANIE from the coding sequence ATGTCAGAATGTAAAACAGTTCAGGATATGATTCGCCTTATGGCATCAAAAATAGAGGATATGGCTGATTCTCTCTCTGATGAACAGGTTCAGAAATTTATTGACGAAATACTAAATGCAGAGCGTATCTATGTGATGGGTGCGGGAAGATCAGGTCTTGTCGCAAAGGCTTTTGCAATGAGACTTATGCACCTGGGTTTACGTTCTTATGTCATCGGAGAAACCATTACGCCGGCAATGAAAGAGGGCGACATCGTAGTTGCTTTTTCAGGCTCGGGAGAGACAAAAACAATTGCAGAACTCTGTGAAACCGCAAAGTCAATAGGCGGCAGAATATGCCTTGTATCTTCCAAAACAGATTCTAGGATTGGAAGAATTGCCAACTGTGTGGTTGTAATCGAAAGTCACCGCGACAAAGTAAAGGATGAGTCGGAAGAATATGAAATTCGCCAGATGATGGGCGAGCATAAATCATTTGCACCTTTGGGAACACTCTTTGAAACAGCATCAATGGTATTTAGCGATTCCATTATTTCCGCAATTATGGAAATTACCGAATGTGAAGAGTGTGATCTTAAAGGAAGACATGCAAACATCGAATAA
- a CDS encoding ROK family protein, producing MYDEKNIIAVDLGATNLRVALFGGRKLKKIIKSKTPDTGNIGIVVTDRIIDLIYELIRPKEVQKILSIGVSSAGPLDISKGLVVNSPNMKYEYIDIVQPLKDEFQKDVYLINDCRAGVLGEIYAGSGQKCENLVYITISTGIGGGAYANGNLILGRDGNAGEIGHFCVDTSYNLPCLCKGKGHWEAYSSGANIPRFFRAFCNQKGYPFDEEKCQSAENIFGNAKQGEKEYVLFLDELGKINARGISNVVLAYSPEKIILDGSVALSNRDEILTGIKKHYDSYLKMPKIEFSSLNGLSPLYGAAYYSFQKVCIKDESI from the coding sequence ATGTATGATGAAAAAAATATTATTGCAGTAGATCTCGGGGCAACAAATCTCCGGGTCGCATTATTTGGCGGGAGAAAATTAAAGAAGATAATCAAATCAAAAACTCCCGATACCGGCAATATCGGGATAGTTGTAACCGACAGGATAATTGATCTTATTTATGAATTAATTCGACCAAAAGAAGTTCAAAAAATATTGTCCATCGGAGTTTCTTCGGCAGGACCTCTTGATATTTCAAAAGGTCTTGTTGTAAATTCACCCAATATGAAATATGAATATATTGATATTGTGCAGCCCTTAAAAGATGAATTCCAAAAAGATGTTTATCTGATAAATGACTGTCGTGCAGGTGTTTTGGGAGAAATATATGCAGGAAGTGGTCAAAAATGCGAAAATTTGGTATATATTACCATATCAACAGGTATTGGCGGGGGAGCCTATGCGAACGGAAATCTCATTCTTGGAAGGGATGGAAATGCAGGGGAGATTGGTCATTTTTGTGTAGACACTTCCTATAACCTGCCATGCCTGTGCAAAGGAAAGGGACACTGGGAGGCATATTCTTCGGGTGCAAACATTCCACGATTTTTCAGGGCATTTTGTAATCAAAAAGGCTATCCTTTTGACGAGGAAAAATGCCAAAGCGCTGAAAATATTTTTGGAAATGCAAAACAGGGAGAGAAAGAATATGTATTATTTCTTGATGAACTCGGGAAAATAAATGCGAGAGGTATATCAAATGTTGTTCTGGCATATTCTCCTGAAAAAATTATTCTTGACGGCAGTGTTGCATTATCAAACAGGGATGAGATATTAACAGGTATTAAAAAACATTATGATTCATATCTTAAAATGCCAAAAATTGAGTTCAGCAGTCTAAACGGACTTTCACCATTATATGGTGCGGCATATTATTCTTTTCAAAAGGTCTGTATAAAAGACGAAAGCATCTGA